The following proteins are co-located in the Synechococcus sp. PROS-U-1 genome:
- a CDS encoding metallothionein, with translation MQNANQKCACEPCGCSVSPEKAFEKEGKIYCSQPCADGHAGDDQCCSSCDCC, from the coding sequence ATGCAAAATGCAAACCAGAAATGCGCTTGTGAGCCCTGTGGCTGCAGTGTTTCCCCTGAAAAAGCCTTCGAAAAAGAAGGAAAGATTTATTGCTCCCAGCCATGTGCGGATGGTCATGCCGGGGATGACCAATGTTGCTCTAGTTGTGATTGCTGCTGA
- a CDS encoding tyrosine-type recombinase/integrase yields MTRGGWKAPSNTPTTGISEIKTEAPDGLARKSARKPLPPVLDGMDKAEALAYVSRLFDAAEAGAVLWGDALLIKRFISQCSRTGSKATQDGYRFEIREFTRWRDRHHPHLHLREINPAFCQDWVSQLREQVEAGLMKPRTFNRRIAAITSLYRWASEPSRSAVTGVPRNPMPPRSLLHAEKSTRPLTPEQFGLLMAAITRAAHLDPKAQRDYVLIKGAYLLGCRVSEIAVIRWKDIEALDDGGQIRLFGKGSKRRTIRILKATLGLFQGLGRGTDEEFVFPSPRRDGHLTRQAIGDVCRKWGRAAGFHVHPHQLRQSNATHAVQRGVDVFTLQATLGHSSSATTGHYVASNPRDSSSLRLG; encoded by the coding sequence ATGACTCGCGGGGGCTGGAAGGCCCCCTCAAACACTCCCACCACTGGGATCTCCGAAATTAAGACGGAGGCTCCAGATGGTCTTGCACGCAAATCTGCACGCAAACCACTGCCGCCCGTCTTGGACGGCATGGACAAGGCAGAGGCGCTCGCATACGTCTCCCGACTATTTGATGCCGCAGAAGCAGGTGCCGTCCTTTGGGGCGACGCTCTGCTGATCAAGCGGTTCATCAGCCAGTGCAGCCGCACCGGCAGCAAGGCGACACAAGACGGCTACCGCTTCGAGATCCGCGAGTTCACTCGTTGGCGGGATCGCCACCATCCCCATCTGCATTTGCGGGAGATCAATCCCGCGTTCTGCCAGGACTGGGTGTCCCAACTGCGGGAACAAGTCGAGGCAGGACTCATGAAGCCTCGAACCTTCAACCGCAGGATTGCTGCCATCACTTCGCTCTACCGCTGGGCGTCTGAGCCCAGTCGGTCAGCAGTGACAGGCGTGCCTCGCAATCCGATGCCACCTCGATCGCTTCTCCACGCTGAGAAGAGCACAAGGCCGCTGACTCCTGAGCAGTTCGGGCTGTTGATGGCAGCCATAACCAGGGCAGCTCATCTCGACCCCAAAGCCCAACGCGACTACGTGCTCATCAAAGGTGCGTACTTGCTCGGATGCAGGGTCTCGGAGATCGCGGTTATCCGTTGGAAAGACATCGAGGCTCTCGATGACGGAGGCCAGATTCGCCTCTTTGGCAAAGGATCCAAGCGGCGCACTATTCGTATATTGAAAGCAACGCTTGGCCTCTTTCAAGGACTTGGCCGCGGCACTGATGAAGAGTTCGTCTTCCCTAGTCCCAGGCGGGATGGGCATCTCACACGCCAAGCAATTGGAGATGTTTGCCGGAAGTGGGGACGCGCCGCAGGGTTCCACGTTCACCCACACCAGCTGAGGCAAAGCAATGCCACACATGCTGTGCAGAGGGGCGTGGACGTATTCACGCTTCAAGCCACCCTTGGACATTCATCGAGCGCGACGACTGGTCATTACGTCGCTAGCAATCCTCGGGACAGTTCTTCTCTTCGGCTTGGCTAA
- a CDS encoding class I SAM-dependent RNA methyltransferase produces MGRTNRLSAVAVVPQGLEAAGSEELTDLGAHSVKPGRRAVSFDADMACLYRMHLQARLPFRLLRQVACFPCQGRDDLYDGIRQALDWERWLHPSMSFRVDVTGTAPGLNHSHFTALQVKNALVDAQRDLWGERSSIDLDDPDLSLHLHLGRGDAQLSLDGSGGSLHRRGYRAAMGVAPLKENLAAGLIRLTGWDGTSPLVDPCCGSGILLIEAALAALQQAPGLGRRFALEGWADFQPELWAQELHRARQRRRGDLTLPLLLGIEADPATADQARANVEAAGLSGIIRICTGPFEAESLPDGPGVLVCNPPYGQRIGTEQELDALYSALGQFVRREASGWQLWLLSGNPKLTGALRLKASRRIPVSNGGIDCRWLHYDIR; encoded by the coding sequence TTGGGTCGAACAAACCGGCTATCTGCTGTTGCAGTTGTTCCCCAGGGCCTGGAGGCGGCCGGCAGCGAAGAGCTGACCGACCTCGGGGCCCATTCCGTGAAGCCCGGCAGGCGTGCCGTCAGCTTCGACGCCGACATGGCCTGCCTCTACAGGATGCATTTGCAGGCACGGCTACCTTTCCGGCTGTTGCGTCAAGTGGCCTGCTTCCCCTGCCAAGGCCGCGACGACCTTTACGACGGCATCCGCCAAGCCCTCGACTGGGAACGCTGGCTGCATCCCTCCATGAGCTTCCGAGTGGATGTGACCGGAACGGCGCCGGGGCTGAACCACAGCCATTTCACGGCCTTGCAAGTCAAAAACGCCCTTGTGGATGCGCAACGGGATCTTTGGGGGGAACGCTCCTCCATTGATCTCGACGACCCCGACCTCTCCTTGCATCTCCACCTTGGCCGCGGAGACGCACAACTGAGCCTCGATGGCAGTGGCGGCAGCCTGCACCGCCGCGGCTACAGAGCCGCCATGGGGGTCGCACCCTTGAAGGAAAATCTGGCTGCCGGGCTGATCCGCCTGACGGGCTGGGATGGAACCAGCCCCCTGGTGGACCCCTGCTGTGGATCCGGAATTCTCCTGATCGAAGCAGCACTGGCAGCGTTGCAGCAAGCCCCTGGATTGGGGCGACGCTTTGCCCTCGAGGGTTGGGCTGATTTCCAGCCCGAACTCTGGGCACAGGAGCTCCATCGCGCCAGGCAACGCCGCAGAGGAGATCTCACGCTTCCCCTGCTGTTGGGAATCGAAGCGGATCCCGCTACTGCCGATCAGGCCCGCGCCAATGTGGAAGCCGCAGGCCTCAGTGGAATCATTCGCATCTGCACCGGCCCGTTCGAAGCCGAATCCCTGCCCGACGGCCCTGGAGTGTTGGTCTGCAACCCGCCCTACGGCCAGCGCATCGGAACCGAACAGGAACTCGATGCGCTTTACAGCGCGCTTGGACAATTTGTGCGCCGAGAAGCCTCCGGGTGGCAGCTCTGGCTGTTGAGTGGCAATCCGAAGCTCACGGGTGCACTTCGGCTCAAAGCATCGCGACGGATTCCTGTGAGCAATGGCGGCATCGATTGCCGCTGGCTGCACTACGACATTCGCTGA
- a CDS encoding phage holin family protein, whose protein sequence is MADQNSPRGFGAAARVTALAASVMDLHVRIALQEVDREKRRLISGGLFLAIGGTAMFLALLAAEASLLLWIQAQWDLDLTRALLTLSVANLLLAGISLRIGGQVLKGPFLPQTLEGLMKTVRAVMGRV, encoded by the coding sequence ATGGCTGACCAGAACTCTCCGCGTGGATTTGGAGCAGCGGCTCGGGTGACGGCTCTGGCGGCGTCGGTGATGGACCTGCATGTGCGGATTGCCCTGCAGGAGGTGGATCGGGAAAAACGCCGACTGATCAGCGGAGGTTTGTTCCTCGCCATCGGAGGAACAGCCATGTTCCTGGCGTTGCTCGCGGCTGAAGCGTCGTTGTTGCTCTGGATTCAGGCCCAGTGGGACCTGGATTTAACGCGGGCATTGCTGACGCTCTCCGTTGCCAATCTGTTGCTTGCCGGCATCAGTTTGCGCATCGGCGGGCAGGTTTTGAAGGGGCCGTTCCTGCCCCAGACGCTGGAGGGGTTGATGAAAACCGTGCGTGCGGTGATGGGGCGGGTCTGA
- a CDS encoding YqjD family protein — MASTPSQSNGRFEHHFRERFDSLLPTIQERWPDLAEHTLEATRGSVDELVRLIERNTGLTPQGVREQLEELLHSAGDRSRDWADSLDPLEEQLEQLLDELNSTLRPKIEAPVRQRPLLAVGVALGVGLLLGSMLRGGRRS; from the coding sequence ATGGCCTCGACACCGTCGCAGTCCAACGGCAGATTCGAGCACCACTTCCGTGAGCGGTTCGACAGCCTGCTCCCCACGATTCAGGAGCGCTGGCCAGATCTTGCTGAGCACACGCTCGAGGCCACCAGGGGGAGTGTGGATGAGTTGGTGCGCTTGATCGAACGCAACACCGGTCTGACGCCTCAAGGGGTTCGTGAGCAACTGGAGGAGCTGCTGCATAGCGCTGGCGATCGCAGTCGTGACTGGGCCGACAGCCTTGACCCCCTAGAAGAGCAACTGGAGCAGCTGCTCGATGAATTGAACAGCACCCTGCGTCCGAAGATCGAGGCGCCTGTTCGTCAGCGACCGCTTCTGGCCGTTGGTGTTGCCCTTGGCGTTGGTTTGCTGCTGGGCAGCATGCTTCGCGGAGGGCGGCGCTCCTGA
- the smc gene encoding chromosome segregation protein SMC — MVHINQVGLTHFKSFGGAMTIPLEEGFTVVTGPNGSGKSNILDGVLFCLGLATSRGMRADRLPDLVNSGMLKAGKAAETTVSVRFDLSDWTPDAAEEGLDAPAEGPWIQQGQTEWTVTRKLRVMPGGSYSSSYSADGVPCNLQQLQTQLRRLRIDPEGSNVVMQGDVTRIVSMSNRDRRGLIDELAGVALFDTRIEQTRRKLDDVQERQDRCRIIEQELLASRQRLEKDCAKARQYQELRERLQLGRRQEMVLAFEAAQQALKDLATRQQALEAQEQRDAAAIASGREQLSKAVAELELLQEQVKALGEDQLLAVQAELAGLDTSSRELERQASLHQDEGQKLQGQRHDLATRRQQWQQQSRELEHDPNQDALSAAEDNCKAAEAAVEMSRRRLSDVAGRSGAWVEEQKRRSGRRQELQSSVAPLLEEQQQLQERLRQEQERLEELTQEQQQDGADGAAVQQQLETLEETWQTLLQAIADGKQELQQTADSLAIQQRTRSRLEQEQTRLEREIARLESRRDALQESRGTGALRLLLEAGLDGIHGPVAQLGEVEDRHRLALEVAAGARLGQVVVDDDRIAARAIELLKSRRAGRLTFLPLNKIRAPGGGGSAAFARGARPGGDSGAGLIGRAVELVRYEPVYDQVFAYVFGDTLVFADLASARQQLGRSRAVTLDGELLEKSGAMTGGSFSQRNSSLSFGRSSDQDEAEPLRRRLLELGESLVACRREESKLAQRMEQQKPQLRQLEQQQAALIAERNAARRNHGPLLERSRQRAERLSKLQQDQTEQQQRLEAISTALIPLTAELQTLDEAERNSGNNDDAAAWAQLQKEQEAADQRLETTRSERDQLLNARRERQLAIERMGDQEKALAAEETRLQEAVKALASAHGAWRQQQSDLQEKRQQLEQQQSDLQERFGSQRRARDAAEAEVGRQRQALQQAEWNLERLKEDREGLIEEQRSGGVRLQEMEQTLPDPRPEIPEALRLEGLEALQADLQAIQQRMEALEPVNMLALEELEALEQRLNELNERLDVLNSEREELLLRIETVATLRQDAFMEAFTAVDGHFREIFASLSDGDGHLQLENTDEPLEGGLTLVAHPKGKTVRRLASMSGGEKSLTALSFLFALQRFRPSPFYALDEVDSFLDGVNVERLAALIARQAEAAQFMVVSHRRPMIGAAQRTIGVTQARGAHTQVVGLPDAA, encoded by the coding sequence TTGGTTCATATCAATCAGGTTGGGCTCACGCACTTCAAGTCGTTCGGTGGAGCGATGACCATCCCTCTTGAAGAGGGATTCACCGTTGTGACCGGCCCTAATGGCTCCGGCAAGAGCAACATTCTCGACGGCGTTCTGTTCTGCCTGGGTCTGGCCACCAGCCGCGGCATGCGGGCCGACCGTCTGCCAGATCTGGTCAACAGCGGCATGCTCAAGGCCGGCAAGGCCGCCGAAACCACAGTCAGTGTTCGCTTCGATCTCAGCGACTGGACACCCGACGCCGCCGAGGAGGGCCTGGATGCCCCGGCAGAAGGCCCCTGGATTCAACAGGGACAAACCGAATGGACGGTGACCCGCAAGCTGCGGGTGATGCCTGGGGGCTCCTACAGCTCCAGCTACAGCGCTGATGGGGTGCCCTGCAATCTGCAGCAGCTGCAAACCCAGCTGCGCCGACTCCGGATCGATCCTGAGGGCAGCAATGTAGTGATGCAGGGGGATGTCACCCGCATCGTCTCGATGAGCAACCGCGACCGCCGCGGCCTCATCGATGAGCTGGCTGGGGTTGCCCTGTTCGATACCCGGATCGAACAGACCCGCCGCAAGCTCGATGACGTGCAGGAACGTCAGGACCGCTGCCGGATCATTGAGCAGGAATTGCTGGCGAGCCGCCAACGGCTGGAGAAGGACTGCGCCAAGGCCCGCCAGTACCAGGAGTTAAGGGAACGGCTGCAGCTGGGACGCCGCCAGGAAATGGTGCTGGCCTTCGAGGCAGCCCAGCAGGCCCTGAAGGATCTGGCCACCCGCCAACAGGCTCTGGAAGCCCAGGAGCAGCGGGACGCTGCAGCCATCGCCAGCGGGCGGGAGCAACTGAGCAAGGCTGTGGCCGAACTGGAGCTGCTGCAGGAGCAGGTCAAAGCCCTGGGAGAAGACCAGCTGTTGGCGGTTCAGGCGGAACTGGCTGGCCTGGACACCAGCAGCCGCGAGCTGGAACGCCAGGCCAGCCTCCACCAGGACGAAGGCCAGAAACTGCAGGGACAGCGCCATGACCTCGCCACCCGTCGCCAGCAGTGGCAGCAGCAGTCCCGGGAGCTGGAACACGACCCCAACCAGGACGCCCTGAGCGCCGCTGAAGACAACTGCAAAGCAGCGGAAGCGGCTGTTGAGATGTCCCGCCGCCGGCTGTCGGATGTCGCCGGCCGCTCCGGCGCCTGGGTGGAAGAACAGAAGCGGCGCAGCGGACGCCGCCAGGAGTTACAAAGCAGCGTTGCTCCCCTGCTGGAGGAGCAGCAGCAGCTGCAGGAACGGCTGCGTCAGGAACAGGAACGGCTGGAGGAACTCACCCAAGAACAGCAACAAGACGGCGCCGACGGTGCCGCTGTGCAACAGCAGCTCGAAACCCTGGAGGAGACCTGGCAAACCCTTCTTCAAGCCATTGCCGATGGCAAACAGGAGCTCCAACAGACGGCCGACTCCCTGGCCATCCAACAGCGCACCCGCAGCCGGCTTGAGCAGGAACAGACCCGTTTGGAACGGGAAATCGCGCGTCTGGAAAGCCGTCGTGATGCGCTTCAGGAAAGCCGCGGCACCGGTGCCCTTCGCCTGCTGCTGGAGGCCGGCCTCGATGGCATCCATGGCCCTGTGGCCCAGCTGGGGGAAGTGGAGGATCGCCATCGTCTCGCCCTGGAAGTGGCGGCTGGGGCCCGTCTCGGCCAGGTGGTGGTCGACGACGACCGCATCGCTGCCCGCGCCATCGAACTGCTCAAGAGCCGTCGTGCCGGCCGGCTCACCTTCCTGCCCCTGAACAAGATCCGCGCGCCAGGGGGGGGTGGATCGGCCGCCTTCGCCCGAGGGGCACGCCCTGGGGGGGACAGTGGCGCGGGACTGATCGGCCGGGCCGTGGAACTGGTGCGATACGAGCCGGTGTACGACCAGGTGTTCGCTTACGTTTTCGGCGACACGTTGGTGTTCGCCGACCTGGCCAGCGCACGCCAGCAGCTGGGCCGCTCCAGGGCAGTCACCCTCGATGGAGAGCTGCTGGAGAAAAGCGGCGCCATGACCGGCGGCAGCTTCTCCCAGCGGAACTCCAGCCTCAGCTTCGGTCGCAGCAGCGATCAAGACGAGGCTGAACCTCTACGGCGTCGCCTGCTGGAACTCGGGGAATCCCTGGTGGCATGCCGAAGGGAGGAGTCGAAGCTGGCGCAACGGATGGAGCAGCAGAAACCTCAGCTCCGGCAGCTGGAACAGCAGCAGGCCGCCCTGATCGCCGAGCGGAATGCAGCCCGGCGCAACCACGGCCCCCTGCTCGAGCGCAGCCGCCAAAGGGCCGAACGGCTCAGCAAACTGCAGCAGGACCAGACCGAACAACAGCAGCGGCTCGAAGCGATCAGCACTGCGCTCATCCCCCTAACCGCAGAGCTTCAGACCCTGGATGAGGCGGAGCGCAACAGCGGCAACAACGACGATGCCGCGGCATGGGCCCAACTGCAGAAGGAACAGGAAGCCGCAGACCAACGCCTGGAGACGACCCGCAGCGAGCGCGACCAGCTGCTGAACGCCCGTCGCGAGCGGCAGCTGGCAATCGAACGAATGGGGGATCAGGAGAAGGCCCTGGCCGCCGAGGAGACCCGGCTGCAGGAGGCGGTGAAGGCCCTGGCCAGCGCCCATGGCGCCTGGCGTCAGCAGCAGAGTGATCTCCAGGAAAAGCGGCAACAGCTGGAACAGCAGCAGAGTGACCTGCAGGAACGCTTCGGCAGCCAGCGCCGGGCCCGGGATGCCGCGGAAGCCGAGGTGGGCCGGCAGCGCCAAGCCCTGCAGCAAGCCGAGTGGAATCTGGAACGGCTCAAGGAAGACCGCGAAGGCCTGATCGAAGAACAGCGCAGCGGTGGTGTGCGTCTCCAGGAGATGGAACAGACCCTGCCCGACCCCAGACCGGAGATCCCTGAGGCCTTGCGACTGGAGGGTCTGGAGGCACTACAGGCCGATCTGCAGGCGATCCAGCAACGGATGGAAGCGCTGGAACCCGTCAACATGCTTGCGCTGGAGGAGCTGGAAGCCCTCGAACAGCGCCTCAACGAATTGAACGAACGACTCGATGTGCTCAACAGCGAGCGGGAAGAGCTGCTGTTGCGGATCGAAACCGTGGCCACCCTGCGCCAGGACGCTTTTATGGAAGCGTTCACCGCCGTGGATGGTCATTTCCGCGAGATTTTTGCCTCGCTCTCCGATGGTGATGGCCACCTGCAGCTGGAGAACACGGACGAGCCCCTGGAAGGCGGCCTCACCCTGGTGGCGCATCCCAAGGGCAAAACCGTGCGGCGTTTGGCCTCGATGTCGGGGGGCGAGAAATCACTCACCGCACTGAGCTTCCTGTTCGCCCTGCAACGCTTCCGACCCTCGCCGTTCTATGCCCTCGATGAGGTGGACAGCTTCCTTGACGGCGTCAATGTGGAGCGCCTCGCGGCCCTAATCGCGCGTCAGGCCGAGGCAGCACAGTTCATGGTGGTCAGCCACCGCCGGCCAATGATCGGTGCGGCCCAGCGCACCATTGGCGTGACGCAGGCCCGCGGCGCGCACACCCAGGTGGTGGGTTTGCCGGATGCCGCCTGA